One window of Globicephala melas chromosome 2, mGloMel1.2, whole genome shotgun sequence genomic DNA carries:
- the IVD gene encoding isovaleryl-CoA dehydrogenase, mitochondrial isoform X1 → MATVAWILGRRVASWRPRPPLQPLAGLITQRANSLLPVDDAINGLSEEQKQLRQTMAKFLQEHLAPHAQEIDRSNEFKNLREFWKQLGNLGVLGVTAPVHYGGSGLGYLEHVLVMEEISRVSGAVGLSYGAHSNLCLNQIVRNGNEAQKEKYLPKLISGEYVGALAMSETNAGSDVVSMKLKAEKKGDHYVLNGNKFWITNGPDADVLIVYAKTDLAAVPASRGITAFIVEKGMPGFSTSKKLDKLGMRGSNTCELIFEDCEVPAANVLGHRSKGVYVLMSGLDLERLVLAGGPLGIMQAILDHAIPYLHVREAFGQKIGHFQLMQGKMADMYTRLMACRQYVYNVAKACDEGYCTAKDCAGVILYSAECATQVALDGIQCLGGNGYINDFPMGRFLRDAKLYEIGAGTSEVRRLVIGRAFNAEFH, encoded by the exons ATGGCGACTGTAGCTTGGATACTGGGTCGACGCGTGGCGAGCTGGAGGCCGCGGCCGCCACTGCAGCCGCTCGCCGGCCTGATTACCCAGCGGGCCAACTCGCTGTTGCCCGTGGACGATGCAATCAATGGGCTAAGCGAGGAGCAGAAGCAG CTTCGTCAGACCATGGCTAAATTCCTTCAGGAGCATCTAGCACCCCATGCCCAGGAGATTGATCGGAGCAATGAGTTCAAGAACCTGCGA GAGTTTTGGAAGCAGCTGGGGAACCTAGGGGTCTTGGGTGTCACAGCCCCTG TTCATTATGGTGGCTCTGGCCTGGGCTACCTGGAACACGTGCTGGTGATGGAGGAGATATCCCGAGTCTCTGGAGCAGTGGGTCTCAGTTATGGTGcccactccaacctctgcctcaaCCAAATTGTTCGTAATGGAAACGAGGCCCAGAAGGAGAAGTACCTCCCCAAG CTGATCAGCGGTGAATACGTCGGAGCCCTGGCCATGAGTGAGACAAATGCTGGCTCCGATGTTGTCTCCATGAAgctgaaagcagaaaagaaag GAGACCACTATGTCCTGAATGGCAACAAATTCTGGATCACCAATGGCCCTGATGCTGATGTCCTTATTGTCTATGCCAAGACAGATCTGGCTGCTGTGCCAGCTTCTCGGGGCATCACAGCCTTCATTGTGGAGAAG GGTATGCCAGGCTTCAGCACCTCCAAGAAGCTGGACAAGCTGGGGATGAGGGGCTCTAACACCTGCGAGCTAATCTTTGAGGACTGCGAGGTTCCTG CTGCCAACGTCCTGGGCCATCGAAGTAAGGGCGTCTACGTGCTGATGAGTGGGCTGGACCTGGAGCGGCTGGTGCTGGCCGGTGGGCCCCTCGG GATCATGCAGGCCATCCTCGACCACGCTATTCCCTACCTACACGTGAGGGAAGCCTTTGGCCAGAAGATCGGCCACTTCCAG TTGATGCAGGGGAAGATGGCAGACATGTACACCCGCCTCATGGCCTGTCGGCAGTACGTCTACAATGTCGCCAAGGCCTGTGATGAGGGCTACTGCACTGCCAAG GACTGCGCTGGGGTGATTCTTTACTCAGCCGAGTGCGCCACACAGGTAGCCCTGGACGGCATCCAGTGTTTGG GTGGCAATGGCTACATCAATGACTTCCCCATGGGCCGCTTTCTGAGAGATGCCAAGCTGTATGAGATCGGGGCTGGGACCAGTGAGGTGAGGCGGCTAGTCATCGGCAGAGCCTTCAACGCAGAATTCCACTAA
- the IVD gene encoding isovaleryl-CoA dehydrogenase, mitochondrial isoform X2, with product MATVAWILGRRVASWRPRPPLQPLAGLITQRANSLLPVDDAINGLSEEQKQLRQTMAKFLQEHLAPHAQEIDRSNEFKNLREFWKQLGNLGVLGVTAPVHYGGSGLGYLEHVLVMEEISRVSGAVGLSYGAHSNLCLNQIVRNGNEAQKEKYLPKLISGEYVGALAMSETNAGSDVVSMKLKAEKKGDHYVLNGNKFWITNGPDADVLIVYAKTDLAAVPASRGITAFIVEKGMPGFSTSKKLDKLGMRGSNTCELIFEDCEVPAANVLGHRSKGVYVLMSGLDLERLVLAGGPLGIMQAILDHAIPYLHVREAFGQKIGHFQLMQGKMADMYTRLMACRQYVYNVAKACDEGYCTAKDCAGVILYSAECATQVALDGIQCLVVLPYLCLASSAL from the exons ATGGCGACTGTAGCTTGGATACTGGGTCGACGCGTGGCGAGCTGGAGGCCGCGGCCGCCACTGCAGCCGCTCGCCGGCCTGATTACCCAGCGGGCCAACTCGCTGTTGCCCGTGGACGATGCAATCAATGGGCTAAGCGAGGAGCAGAAGCAG CTTCGTCAGACCATGGCTAAATTCCTTCAGGAGCATCTAGCACCCCATGCCCAGGAGATTGATCGGAGCAATGAGTTCAAGAACCTGCGA GAGTTTTGGAAGCAGCTGGGGAACCTAGGGGTCTTGGGTGTCACAGCCCCTG TTCATTATGGTGGCTCTGGCCTGGGCTACCTGGAACACGTGCTGGTGATGGAGGAGATATCCCGAGTCTCTGGAGCAGTGGGTCTCAGTTATGGTGcccactccaacctctgcctcaaCCAAATTGTTCGTAATGGAAACGAGGCCCAGAAGGAGAAGTACCTCCCCAAG CTGATCAGCGGTGAATACGTCGGAGCCCTGGCCATGAGTGAGACAAATGCTGGCTCCGATGTTGTCTCCATGAAgctgaaagcagaaaagaaag GAGACCACTATGTCCTGAATGGCAACAAATTCTGGATCACCAATGGCCCTGATGCTGATGTCCTTATTGTCTATGCCAAGACAGATCTGGCTGCTGTGCCAGCTTCTCGGGGCATCACAGCCTTCATTGTGGAGAAG GGTATGCCAGGCTTCAGCACCTCCAAGAAGCTGGACAAGCTGGGGATGAGGGGCTCTAACACCTGCGAGCTAATCTTTGAGGACTGCGAGGTTCCTG CTGCCAACGTCCTGGGCCATCGAAGTAAGGGCGTCTACGTGCTGATGAGTGGGCTGGACCTGGAGCGGCTGGTGCTGGCCGGTGGGCCCCTCGG GATCATGCAGGCCATCCTCGACCACGCTATTCCCTACCTACACGTGAGGGAAGCCTTTGGCCAGAAGATCGGCCACTTCCAG TTGATGCAGGGGAAGATGGCAGACATGTACACCCGCCTCATGGCCTGTCGGCAGTACGTCTACAATGTCGCCAAGGCCTGTGATGAGGGCTACTGCACTGCCAAG GACTGCGCTGGGGTGATTCTTTACTCAGCCGAGTGCGCCACACAGGTAGCCCTGGACGGCATCCAGTGTTTGG TGGTTCTCCCCTACCTTTGCCTGGCATCCTCAGCACTCTGA